One window of the Sphingomonas crocodyli genome contains the following:
- a CDS encoding APC family permease produces the protein MAAQEVARDRGLIRAVGTWGLAFSIVNGVVGAGIFSLPSAMTAAAGDKAALAYVLCAIAMAAVVICFAEAASRIPTSGGAYGYVDAAFGPLWGFVTGVLTWLASVLACGGIAAALADGIAAFVPAVDNIAARTLIILSVIGGFSWINIKGVDPAARAIGVMTAIKLIPLLLFVILGAFAIAEMPAHDYAPATGENFGKALILALFAFCGMETPLAVSGEVAEPQKTIPRALFISMGFVVVFYVAIQFVAQGLLGPKLAGSATPIADAMAVVSPTLGFVILIGASFSRLVWIGSDLFGAPRVLFAFARDGTLPGFLGALHPTAATPHVAILIHAAIAAALAITGTFEPLAILSTLATAGLYFLACAAAWKLTREGVALFGKPLGFRGMGAAAILGMASMIVLTALAEWAEIAGLIIVVMGSVAFYWAQAKVKQRH, from the coding sequence GTGGCAGCACAGGAGGTCGCGCGCGACCGGGGCCTGATCCGGGCGGTGGGGACGTGGGGCCTCGCCTTCAGCATCGTCAACGGCGTGGTGGGCGCGGGCATATTCTCGCTGCCATCCGCGATGACCGCAGCGGCGGGGGACAAGGCGGCGCTGGCCTATGTGCTGTGCGCGATCGCGATGGCGGCGGTGGTGATCTGCTTTGCCGAGGCCGCGAGCCGGATCCCGACCAGCGGCGGCGCCTACGGCTATGTCGATGCGGCATTCGGGCCGCTCTGGGGTTTCGTGACCGGCGTGCTGACCTGGCTGGCGAGCGTGCTGGCGTGCGGCGGCATCGCGGCGGCGCTGGCCGACGGGATCGCGGCGTTCGTGCCCGCAGTCGACAATATCGCGGCGCGCACCCTGATCATCCTGAGCGTGATCGGCGGGTTCAGCTGGATCAACATCAAGGGGGTCGATCCGGCCGCGCGCGCGATCGGCGTGATGACCGCGATCAAGCTGATCCCCCTGCTTCTCTTCGTCATTCTGGGCGCCTTCGCGATCGCGGAGATGCCCGCGCATGATTATGCGCCGGCGACGGGCGAGAATTTCGGCAAGGCTTTGATCCTCGCCCTCTTCGCCTTTTGCGGGATGGAAACCCCGCTGGCGGTGAGCGGCGAGGTGGCCGAGCCGCAGAAGACGATCCCGCGCGCCTTGTTCATCTCGATGGGGTTCGTCGTGGTCTTCTATGTCGCGATCCAGTTCGTGGCCCAGGGGCTGCTGGGGCCGAAGCTCGCCGGCTCCGCGACCCCAATTGCGGACGCGATGGCGGTGGTGAGCCCGACTTTGGGCTTCGTCATCCTGATCGGCGCGTCCTTCTCCCGCCTCGTGTGGATCGGCAGCGACCTGTTCGGCGCGCCGCGCGTCCTCTTCGCCTTCGCGCGCGACGGGACTTTGCCGGGCTTCCTGGGCGCGCTGCACCCGACGGCGGCGACCCCGCATGTCGCGATCCTGATCCACGCCGCGATCGCCGCCGCGCTGGCAATCACCGGCACGTTCGAACCGCTGGCGATCCTTTCCACCCTTGCCACCGCCGGCCTCTATTTCCTCGCCTGCGCCGCCGCGTGGAAGCTGACGCGTGAGGGCGTGGCCCTGTTCGGCAAGCCTTTGGGCTTTCGCGGCATGGGCGCGGCCGCGATCCTGGGCATGGCCAGCATGATCGTGCTGACCGCGCTCGCCGAATGGGCCGAGATCGCCGGGCTGATCATCGTCGTGATGGGCAGCGTCGCCTTCTATTGGGCGCAGGCGAAGGTGAAGCAAAGGCACTGA
- a CDS encoding 2OG-Fe(II) oxygenase → MINDRYDWPAIAHSLDEKGWAVLPALIDTAASDGIAALYGPSPAFRSHVVMARHGFGQGEYRYFAYPLPPQVAALRAALYPRLAPIANRWHDRMGFAERFPSDHAAFLDRCYGPGDYNCLHQDLYGDHVFPLQAAVLLSTPGEDFEGGEFILTEQRPRMQSRVSVVPLGKGDAVIFAVNARPRAGSRGDYRVTMRHGVSEIICGQRHMLGLIFHDAR, encoded by the coding sequence ATGATCAACGACCGATATGACTGGCCCGCCATCGCCCACAGCCTCGATGAAAAGGGCTGGGCGGTGCTGCCCGCCCTGATCGACACCGCCGCATCCGACGGCATCGCCGCTTTATACGGCCCGTCGCCCGCCTTCCGCAGCCATGTCGTGATGGCCCGCCACGGTTTCGGGCAGGGCGAATATCGCTACTTCGCCTATCCGCTCCCGCCGCAGGTCGCGGCACTACGCGCGGCGCTCTATCCCCGGCTCGCGCCGATCGCGAACCGCTGGCACGACCGGATGGGCTTTGCGGAGCGTTTCCCCTCCGATCATGCCGCCTTCCTCGATCGCTGCTACGGCCCCGGTGACTATAATTGCCTCCATCAGGATCTGTATGGCGACCATGTCTTCCCGTTGCAGGCGGCCGTGCTGCTTTCGACGCCCGGCGAGGATTTCGAAGGCGGCGAGTTCATCCTGACCGAACAGCGCCCGCGCATGCAGTCGCGCGTCTCGGTTGTGCCGCTGGGGAAGGGCGATGCGGTGATCTTCGCGGTCAACGCCCGCCCTCGCGCCGGCTCGCGCGGCGACTATCGGGTGACGATGCGCCACGGCGTCAGCGAGATTATTTGTGGTCAGCGCCACATGCTCGGCCTGATCTTCCACGACGCACGCTGA
- a CDS encoding ArsR/SmtB family transcription factor translates to MEIFETLADPSRRRIVEALRGGERQVNDIVAQAGIAQSGVSRHLKILQAAGFVSVRPEGQKRFYALEPDPFREIDAWLADYRKLWEARLDRFGAALEKRKDSEK, encoded by the coding sequence ATGGAGATATTCGAAACCCTCGCAGACCCGTCCCGTCGCCGCATCGTGGAAGCGTTGCGCGGTGGCGAGCGGCAGGTGAACGACATCGTCGCGCAGGCGGGGATCGCCCAGTCGGGCGTGTCGCGGCACCTGAAGATATTGCAGGCGGCGGGGTTCGTGTCGGTGCGGCCCGAGGGGCAGAAGCGTTTCTACGCGCTGGAACCCGACCCGTTTCGCGAAATCGATGCGTGGCTGGCCGACTATCGCAAGCTTTGGGAGGCGCGGCTCGATCGCTTCGGCGCCGCGCTGGAGAAAAGGAAGGATTCCGAGAAATGA
- a CDS encoding SRPBCC family protein — MTETIQAAVVIERRYKAAPEELWALWTTRDGFESWWGPESFRVEVHKLEPHAGGKIDYDMIADTPEAVTAMKQMGQPVSHMTHGWFGIFEPHSKVTLLHMIDFVPGMEPYETKIEVDFIPDGDHTRMITTLHPHLDPHWTQMSVEGYTSQLTKLDTRYA; from the coding sequence ATGACCGAGACGATCCAGGCCGCCGTGGTGATCGAGCGCCGATACAAGGCCGCGCCCGAGGAGTTGTGGGCGCTGTGGACCACCAGGGACGGCTTCGAATCCTGGTGGGGTCCGGAAAGCTTCCGCGTCGAGGTGCACAAGCTGGAGCCGCATGCGGGCGGCAAGATCGATTACGACATGATCGCCGACACACCCGAGGCCGTCACCGCAATGAAGCAGATGGGGCAACCCGTGTCGCACATGACGCACGGCTGGTTCGGCATCTTCGAACCGCACAGCAAGGTCACCTTGCTCCACATGATCGATTTCGTGCCGGGCATGGAGCCGTATGAGACCAAGATCGAGGTCGATTTCATCCCCGACGGCGATCACACCCGGATGATCACGACGCTCCACCCGCATCTCGACCCGCATTGGACACAGATGTCGGTGGAAGGTTACACAAGCCAGCTGACGAAGCTGGACACGCGCTACGCCTGA